AATTTGACGGCATTGCTGATCAGGTTATTGACGATCTGCGTAACCTGTACACGGGCAAAATTGATTTCATCAGGCACCTGTGCTTCCACGTTCAGTTCAAAGGTGATCTGCTTGAATGATGCCTGATAGGAAAACATGTGGCTTATGTCTTCCAGCCAGCCCCTGACCTGCATCCGCTCAATTTTTGGCGGGAGTATCCTGCCTGTTTCAATTTTGGCCAGTTCCAGAACGTTGTTAATGATTTCTAAAGAAAGGTTCACCGAGTGGCCAATACTGCTATGCATTTTCCGGAGGTCCTCTCCTTTTATGCTTTCATCATCCAACAGCTGGCTGATGGCATAGAGCGCATTAAGGGGCGCCCGCAGCTCATGGGTGGTTTCGTTGACATACACCGTTTTGTAGGCGCTGGCCTTCGCCAGTTTCTTATTCAATCTCCTGAGTTTGGCATTCGCTTTTGCGGACCTGTCCATCAGCATATTGTTGAGCTGCAGATAGAACAGGAGCACCACAACATTCAGTCCGATCACGGTTGTCCAGGTAGCTACCCGGAACACGGGATAGAGGCTGGATGAGATTTCCAGCGGAGGGAAAAAATGCAGATGCGTATTAAGTTCAATCCCCACCAGCGCCGTAACGGAACAGGCTATGCAGGCCATCAGAAGCCTGGTTTCACTTTTTTTGAAGATCAGCAAAGGTGCTCCGATCAGGTATCCCGCCATATGCGTGGCGTCAATGACCGTGCGAAGCATGATCCCGAAGATCAGGGTGGCCATGCAAAAGGTAAGATGCCAGATCAAAGCGGCATAAAAGTACTTCCGCTGATGGTTGAGCCAGATCACGCTGACAAACATGGCCGTTTCAGGAACTGCCGGATACAGTATCGCGGTTCTTCCGGAAAAGATGGTCAATCCCCCACCGAAAAAAAATACCAGTGATGCGGCAATCAGGCTTGAAATATTGATTATCCTGGTCCTTTTGTTACGCAGGGAGTCACCGGGAACAACGCCCGCATTGACAAGGAAATATACCTGCCTTCGACAAAATGCCGCAAATGTTTGGACAGCTAACGAAGGACGGATCATAAGGGTTGTAGGTTGTTTGGCTGGGCCGTAAAATACGTCTTTTATCTATTGAACAAGGGCGTCAATTGTTAATCATTTGTAAATGAAATGCCGTATTTGA
This genomic stretch from Chitinophaga sp. XS-30 harbors:
- a CDS encoding hybrid sensor histidine kinase/response regulator; this translates as MTIFSGRTAILYPAVPETAMFVSVIWLNHQRKYFYAALIWHLTFCMATLIFGIMLRTVIDATHMAGYLIGAPLLIFKKSETRLLMACIACSVTALVGIELNTHLHFFPPLEISSSLYPVFRVATWTTVIGLNVVVLLFYLQLNNMLMDRSAKANAKLRRLNKKLAKASAYKTVYVNETTHELRAPLNALYAISQLLDDESIKGEDLRKMHSSIGHSVNLSLEIINNVLELAKIETGRILPPKIERMQVRGWLEDISHMFSYQASFKQITFELNVEAQVPDEINFARVQVTQIVNNLISNAVKFSKECSAIRIAVGCNKQDWWIAISDNGIGMDQSTLDKVFIPFYSSGTGNPQGTGLGMHIAKKLTERLGGGLTAESELGQGSRFTARFPLEAAAAVPATALPNVPSLPHPVKVLIIDDDSIGNRYYARVLSKMGCTVVIAETGKTGLESAVGNPPDLILMDMSLPDTNGKALLQSFQQHPVLNNIPVVFVTGSFLNADQQKAMELGAKAYVVKPLRVDTISHILEKYGR